Proteins from a genomic interval of Crassostrea angulata isolate pt1a10 chromosome 7, ASM2561291v2, whole genome shotgun sequence:
- the LOC128192100 gene encoding CREB-binding protein-like isoform X1 gives MADQLENVEGPPAAKRAKIASPKPSNEGGDFNDLLNIHDIVDALPDELMGSSDQNGMMDSNHSMQDPSKHHAQLTQLLSGVSSASSMVPPSSKSPMPNLGSLGNLNNAAKSPRSANLSSPPLGMGGKVSQHVGMDNYPSNSAGFSSMNSVGPMVSNANMMNKNIAHNPINSMGVQMSISNMGQQTSSMMSNGPLYSASGHNQGRGNVSGMQQLSSMSQPGVMGGMNHQPMHNPNNMVGHPGMGMQQQQMMKQNGPHGGNSFGFTNSNVVGHPQQTASPNYNATSIPMSLPISMSSNLTSTSMSMSPITSTVNTQPQMNTGGIVAGPATNMGGMQGASASLTPGATGAQQPPTADPEKRKLIQQQLVLLLHAHKCQRRQQTNGEVCSLPHCRTMKNVLNHMTTCNAGKSCQVAHCASSRQIITHWKNCTRNDCPVCLPLKHAQKTDRTGQNPANPSVSTVQQTSQINQLPGVGTAASRGVPATGTSTQPSHGLTDSQMKRAYAALGLPFNQPATAAVRPTGGLNDASGISASGTGNPQNNLLAGFTNPPGMDPQKSQQIAANTNSGSKEWHQSVTQDLRNHLVHKLVQAIFPTPDPAALKDKRMNNLVAYARKVEGDMYDTANSREEYYHLLAEKIYKIQKELEEKRLYRIQQGTGGATNIPGARLRPNGPLNNILVQAGGKVPNDPYSLPPQTPMPEMLRSPNPRQPINSPGIRPGVDNSQNYQSIAGMTPQDHLQQIRNRLPQPPIIHSSQPQQAYTNQMSQSPSTMTQSSPGITQLTSQIGSSVNSLLNSPAPQLTSQIPNQMSPAMINTSQPFDSITTVTSSVGNTQIKTEIKQEDGKNSQTLKDVLMAPSTTGNTPSTMSSAMTSSANSISTSTVFTPSSKSIDIKQEVKQEVEIKTEPDIKQEPNSEGGKQIKEEPGENMYARKKEESGENSSNSMDVTMDSKGKSEAGDKQEARDSPLPSVSAASAPATPATPATPSTSQTKQPRQKKVFKPDELRQALMPTLEKLYRQDPESMPFRQPVDPVMLNIPDYFDIVKKPMDLSTIRRKLDTGQYTDPWQYCDDVWLMFDNAWLYNRKTSRVYKYSSKLAEVFEGEIDGVMQSLGYCCGHKFVFSPQVLCCYGKQLCTIPRDAIYYSYQNRTRQNGLFSDRYIYCEKCFQEIQGDEVELSDDPTQPVTKISKGQFSKLKNDQLDYEPFVECDECGRKMHQICVLHFEPIWPNGFTCDNCHRAKGTKRKENRYSAKNLTYSGIPPTKLGTYLENRVNNFLKNKDAGAGDVTIKVLSSGDKVVEVKPGMKARFCDNGEMQETFQYRAKAMFAFEEIDGTDVCFFGMHVQEYGSDCPQPNNRRVYISYLDSVHFFQPRQLRTAVYHEILIGYLEYVKQQGYSWAHIWACPPSEGDDYIFHCHPPEQKIPKPKRLQEWYKKMLDKAIIERCVIDYKDILKDAIESNVTSATMIPYFEGDFWPNVLEESIKELDQEEEEKRKREEAEAAAAEQEPECIDDGEGSNQGVGKKKGKSNRNKKASKSKSSQRKNPKKTNMPHGGNDLTQKVYATMEKHKEVFFVIRLHSQAYASQSLPPIIDPDPMITCDLMDGRDAFLTMARDKHQEFSSLRRAKYSTLAMLYEIHNQGRDNFVYTCNHCKAHVETRWHCTVCEDFDLCNACYETEKHAHKMEKLGLDLDDGTSTSDKQDNPQESRRQSIQRCIHSLVHACQCRDANCRLPSCQKMKRVVSHTKCCRKKTNGVCPICKQLIALCLYHAKHCTENKCQVPFCVQIKQKLRQQQLQHRLQQAQMLRRRMAVMQRTTATPSAAQVTSQPSPSPVTVTIPQQQQPQQPGIGGKPPPAPPQAAMQAAQEAKRIALQQTLNTMNKPIPSVPPSTNMAPPPMKPNPALPGMPQQPPQSVGMPNWQNYQQNNQSQIRQQIQPQQQLPRMPMPNRQQQPVMNQPGIQMQPNQIRQTSQHALHELLKTLKSPSSNQQQAQVLQILKSNPQLMAAFIQQRAKQQQMQGQGQVPPNNPNQIQNMGQMGMSAPQTTGQPTTQQQQMWQYQQQQQRLRMQQNSVPQQHNVQQPQTNQMGQFQAPQPSFQQRQRMSYPQQSQGSFQGDGTQHMQQQFNPQHNQQMIHQVHQQQVQIRQQFSGGKPVSPQMSANQNPSPQQFMQQVRSPTSLPQTVRSPQPIASPHQQLNPSPRQPQMSPHHVISNQSHPGVHDANQMNSETMLFSGGMSLQNQGADSGLGLSQDNEVAPLTPQDQLSKYVETL, from the exons ATGGCCGACCAACTCGAAAATGTGGAAGGTCCCCCAGCAGCAAAGAGGGCTAAAATTGCATCTCCAAAGCCCTCCAATGAGGGCGGGG attttaatgATTTGCTCAACATACATGACATTGTTGATGCCCTACCTGATGAACTTATGGGGTCAAGTGACCAAAATGGGATGATGGATTCTAACCATTCCATGCAGGATCCATCAAAACATCATGCTCAGCTTACTCAACTATTGTCAGGAGTTTCATCTGCGTCCAGCATGGTTCCACCAAGCAGTAAAAGTCCAATGCCGAATTTGGGAAGTTTAGGAAATTTAAACAATGCAGCAAAAAGTCCAAGATCTGCTAATTTATCATCACCACCACTTGGTATGGGAGGGAAGGTGTCTCAACATGTGGGAATGGACAATTATCCCTCAAACAGTGCTGGATTTTCATCAATGAATTCTGTTGGACCTATGGTATCAAATGCAAACATGATGAACAAAAACATTGCACATAATCCGATTAATAGTATGGGTGTGCAAATGTCAATATCAAACATGGGACAACAGACAAGTTCAATGATGTCGAATGGTCCGCTCTACTCTGCTAGTGGACACAATCAAGGGCGAGGAAATGTTTCAGGGATGCAACAGTTGTCAAGCATGTCACAGCCAGGTGTAATGGGTGGGATGAACCATCAACCGATGCATAATCCCAACAACATGGTTGGACACCCAGGAATGGGCATGCAGCAACAACAAATGATGAAG CAGAATGGACCCCATGGAGGAAATTCTTTTGGGTTTACCAACTCAAATGTTGTTGGCCATCCACAGCAAACGGCGTCTCCAAATTACAATGCCACATCTATTCCCATGTCTCTTCCAATCAGTATGTCATCAAACCTGACGTCAACCTCTATGTCGATGTCACCCATAACGAGTACAGTTAACACA CAACCACAGATGAACACTGGTGGAATTGTGGCAGGTCCAGCTACGAACATGGGTGGGATGCAAGGAGCCAGTGCCAGTCTTACCCCAGGAGCCACTGGAGCTCAACAGCCTCCAACTGCTGACCCTGAGAAACGTAAACTTATCCAACAACAACTAGTGCTGTTGCTGCACGCCCACAAATGTCAGAGGCGTCAGCAGACCAATGGAGAGGTGTGTTCTCTACCTCACTGCAGAACAATGAAGAACGTGCTAAATCACATGACAACTTGCAATGCTGGGAAGTCCTGCCAAG TTGCTCATTGTGCATCATCAAGACAAATAATAACACATTGGAAGAACTGCACCAGAAATGACTGTCCTGTGTGTCTGCCATTAAAGCATGCCCAAAAGACAGACAGGACTGGGCAGAATCCAGCCAATCCAAGTG TGTCCACAGTGCAGCAGACAAGCCAAATCAATCAGCTGCCTGGAGTTGGAACAGCAGCCAGCAGAGGGGTACCTGCCACTGGAACAAGCACACAGCCCTCCCACGGCCTCACTGACAGCCAGATGAAGAGAGCCTATGCAGCCCTAGGTCTACCCTTCAACCAGCCTGCTACTGCAGCAGTCAGACCAACAGGTGGATTAAATGATG CATCTGGAATAAGTGCTAGTGGCACAGGTAATCCACAGAATAACTTATTGGCAGGGTTCACAAATCCACCTGGCATGGATCCGCAGAAGTCTCAGCAGATAGCAGCCAACACAAACAGTGGTTCTAAGGAATGGCATCAAAGTGTGACGCAGGACCTAAGAAATCACCTTGTCCATAAATT AGTTCAAGCAATATTTCCTACTCCTGACCCTGCTGCACTTAAAGATAAGAGAATGAACAACTTAGTGGCCTATGCTAGGAAAGTGGAAGGAGATATGTATGATACAGCAAATAGCCGG gAGGAGTATTACCATTTGCTTGCtgaaaagatttataaaatcCAGAAAGAACTGGAAGAGAAACGGTTGTACCGTATACAGCAGGGCACTGGGGGAGCTACAAATATTCCAGGAGCAAGACTGAGGCCGA ATGGACCTCTAAATAACATACTGGTTCAGGCAGGAGGTAAAGTTCCAAATGATCCCTATAGCCTGCCCCCACAGACTCCAATGCCGGAAATGTTGAGGTCTCCCAACCCTCGACAGCCTATCAATTCACCAGGAATACGTCCTGGAGTGGACAATTCTCAGAATTACCAAAGT attGCTGGAATGACGCCCCAAGATCATTTACAACAAATCAGGAATCGTTTACCACAACCTCCCATCATTCATTCATCTCAGCCTCAACAAGCTTACACAAATCAAATGTCACAG TCACCATCTACCATGACCCAGAGTTCACCAGGCATCACACAACTGACATCACAAATTGGATCATCTGTTAACAGTCTTCTCAATTCACCAGCCCCTCAGCTTACTAGTCAAATTCCAAATCAGATGTCCCCTGCCATGATAAATACATCTCAACCATTTGAT TCAATAACAACTGTCACAAGCTCAGTGGGCAATACACAAATAAAGactgaaataaaacaagaagATGGCAAAAATTCCCAGACTTTGAAGGATGTTTTGATGGCTCCAAGCACAACAGGAAACACTCCGAGCACCATGTCTTCAGCCATGACTTCCTCAGCCAATTCTATATCCACATCAACAGTGTTTACACCCTCCAGTAAGTCCATCGACATCAAACAGGAAGTGAAACAGGAAGTGGAAATCAAGACAGAGCCAGACATTAAACAAGAACCAAACTCTGAGGGTGGAAAGCAG ATTAAAGAAGAACCAGGAGAAAATATGTATGCGAGAAAGAAAGAGGAATCTGGTGAGAACAGCAGTAACAGTATGGACGTTACTATGGATTCCAAGGGCAAATCGGAGGCTGGGGACAAGCAAGAGGCCAGGGACAGTCCTCTCCCCTCTGTCTCTGCAGCCAGTGCCCCTGCTACACCAGCCACTCCCGCTACACCCAGCACTTCTCAAACCAAACAACCCCGACAAAAGAAAG TATTCAAACCTGATGAGTTGAGACAAGCATTGATGCCAACCCTTGAGAAACTTTACCGCCAGGACCCTGAGTCCATGCCATTTAGACAGCCAGTTGACCCAGTTATGTTGAACATACCT GACTACTTTGACATTGTTAAGAAACCAATGGACCTTTCTACTATCAGAAGAAAGTTAGACACAGGGCAGTACACGGATCCTTGGCAGTACTGTGACGATGTCTGGCTGATGTTTGATAATGCATGGTTGTACAATAGGAAGACCTCCCGTGTCTATAAATACAGTTCGAAG TTGGCTGAAGTATTTGAAGGAGAAATAGATGGAGTTATGCAGTCTCTTGGGTATTGTTGTGGACATAAATTTGTGTTTAGCCCACAGGTTCTTTGCTGTTATGGAAAACAGTTGTGTACAATACCCAGAGATGCCATATACTACAGTTACCAGAATCG TACAAGACAAAATGGCCTCTTTTCTGACAGATACATTTATTGTGAGAAGTGCTTCCAAGAAATCCAGGGAGATGAGGTGGAATTGTCAGATGATCCCACTCAACCTGTCAC aaaaatttcaaaaggTCAGTTTTCTAAACTGAAAAATGATCAGCTGGATTATGAACCTTTTGTGGAATGCGATGAATGTGGACGGAAAATGCATCAAATTTGTGTCCTTCACTTTGAACCTATTTGGCCTAATGG gtttaCATGTGATAATTGCCATAGGGCTAAGGGGacaaaaaggaaagaaaacagATATTCTGCCAAAA atctgACCTATTCAGGTATTCCTCCCACCAAGTTGGGTACATACTTGGAGAATAGGGTAAACAACTTCTTGAAGAACAAGGATGCTGGTGCTGGTGATGTTACAATAAAAGTGCTATCAAGTGGAGACAAAGTGGTGGAAGTCAAGCCAGGCATGAAAGCTAG GTTTTGTGACAATGGTGAAATGCAAGAGACTTTCCAGTACAGGGCAAAGGCAATGTTTGCGTTTGAAGAGATTGATGGAACTGATGTGTGTTTCTTTGGAATGCATGTACAAGAATATGGTTCTGACTGTCCCCAACCCAACAATAG GCGAGTTTACATATCATATCTGGACAGTGTCCATTTCTTTCAACCACGCCAATTAAGAACTGCTGTGTATCATGAAATTCTGATTGGATATTTGGAATATGTGAAACAGCAAGGATATTCATGGGCTCACATCTGGGCTTGTCCACCTAGTGAAGGGGATGACTACATATTTCATTGCCATCCACCAGAGCAAAAGATCCCAAAACCAAAGAGATTACAGGAATGGTACAAGAAAATGCTAGATAAAGCAATCATCGAACGATGTGTCATAGATTACaag GATATCCTTAAAGATGCCATAGAAAGCAATGTGACCAGTGCTACCATGATCCCATACTTTGAGGGTGACTTCTGGCCCAACGTGTTGGAGGAGAGCATCAAGGAGCTGGACCAGGAGGAGGAGGAGAAGAGGAAGCGTGAGGAGGCGGAGGCAGCGGCCGCCGAGCAGGAGCCCGAGTGTATCGACGACGGCGAGGGCAGCAACCAG GGAGTTggaaagaaaaaaggaaagagTAATAGAAATAAAAAGGCCAGCAAAAGCAAGAGCAGTCAGAGGAAGAATCCAAAGAAAACCAACATGCCTCATGGTGGCAATGATCTCACCCAAAAAGTATATGCCACAATGGAGAAGCATAAGGAG GTGTTCTTTGTGATCCGACTTCACAGTCAGGCTTATGCCTCACAATCACTCCCTCCAATCATTGACCCCGACCCCATGATTACCTGTGACTTGATGGACGGCCGTGATGCCTTCCTCACCATGGCTCGTGACAAGCATCAGGAATTCTCTTCACTGCGGAGGGCTAAATACTCAACCTTGGCAATGTTGTATGAAATTCACAATCAGGGAAGAGACAATTTCGTGTACACATGTAATCATTGTAAAGCCCATGTGGAAACCCGGTGGCATTGTACTGTTTGTGAA GACTTTGATTTGTGTAATGCCTGCTATGAAACAGAGAAACATGCTCATAAAATGGAGAAACTTGGTCTTGATTTGGATGATGGAACATCTACAAGTGATAAACAAGATAATCCTCAGGAATCTCGTAGACAATCTATTCAGAGGTGCATTCATTCTCTTGTGCATGCATGTCAGTGCAGAGACGCCAATTGTAGACTTCCAAGTTGTCAGAAGATGAAGCGTGTCGTTTCTCATACAAAGTGTTGTAGGAAAAAGACCAACGGTGTGTGTCCGATATGTAAACAGCTTATTGCTCTGTGCCTGTATCACGCAAAACATTGTACAGAGAACAAGTGTCAAGTACCATTCTGTGTACAGATTAAACAGAAACTGAGGCAGCAACAACTTCAGCATCGGCTTCAACAAGCGCAGATGTTGCGGAGGCGTATGGCTGTGATGCAAAGGACTACTGCAACTCCGAGTGCAGCACAAGTGACATCTCAGCCATCACCCTCACCCGTGACTGTGACTAttccacaacaacaacaaccccagCAGCCTGGAATAGGTGGGAAACCACCACCCGCTCCACCCCAAGCTGCCATGCAGGCTGCTCAGGAGGCCAAGAGAATAGCTCTACAGCAAACACTCAATACAATGAACAAGCCGATACCTTCTGTGCCACCGAGTACGAACATGGCTCCCCCACCTATGAAACCCAATCCTGCACTCCCTGGCATGCCTCAGCAGCCACCGCAATCCGTTGGAATGCCCAACTGGCAAAACTATCAACAGAATAACCAGTCTCAAATTCGCCAGCAAATCCAACCACAACAACAGCTGCCCAGGATGCCAATGCCTAACAGACAGCAGCAACCAGTGATGAATCAACCAGGCATTCAAATGCAACCAAACCAAATCAGACAAACAAGTCAGCATGCACTGCATGAGTtgttaaaaactttgaaatctCCTTCATCAAACCAACAGCAGGCTCAAGTGCTTCAGATTTTGAAATCGAATCCACAGCTTATGGCAGCTTTTATTCAACAAAGAGCAAAACAACAGCAGATGCAAGGACAGGGTCAGGTACCTCCCAACAATCCCAATCAGATACAGAACATGGGTCAGATGGGCATGAGTGCTCCCCAAACAACAGGGCAGCCCACCACTCAACAGCAGCAAATGTGGCAATATCAGCAACAGCAACAGAGACTAAGGATGCAGCAAAACTCTGTTCCCCAACAGCATAATGTGCAACAACCACAAACAAATCAAATGGGACAGTTTCAAGCTCCACAACCTTCATTTCAACAACGACAACGGATGTCCTATCCCCAACAGTCACAAGGATCATTCCAGGGGGATGGAACACAACACATGCAACAACAGTTTAATCCGCAGCATAACCAACAAATGATTCATCAAGTTCATCAGCAGCAAGTCCAAATTAGACAACAGTTTTCTGGCGGAAAACCTGTGAGTCCCCAAATGTCAGCCAATCAGAACCCATCCCCCCAGCAGTTCATGCAGCAAGTGAGGTCACCCACATCATTACCACAAACTGTCCGGTCCCCTCAACCAATCGCATCTCCTCATCAGCAGCTTAATCCATCCCCACGTCAACCTCAAATGTCACCTCATCATGTCATATCCAATCAATCTCATCCGGGAGTGCATGACGCTAACCAAATGAACTCAGAGACAATGTTGTTTAGTGGTGGCATGTCCCTCCAGAATCAGGGAGCAGATTCTGGACTGGGCTTGTCACAGGACAATGAGGTGGCTCCTCTAACACCACAGGACCAGCTCTCAAAATATGTAGAGACCTTGTAG